From the genome of Lotus japonicus ecotype B-129 chromosome 6, LjGifu_v1.2, one region includes:
- the LOC130726541 gene encoding cysteine proteinase inhibitor-like, with protein sequence MAAVGGASEVPGNQNSLEIENLARFAVEEHNKKQNTLLEFGKVVSATQQVVAGTLYKIKLEVNDGGKKQVYEAKIWEKPWLNFKELQEFNLVGDASAE encoded by the exons ATGGCAGCAGTTGGTGGCGCTAGTGAAGTTCCTGGAAACCAGAACAGCCTTGAAATCGAGAATCTCGCTCGCTTCGCCGTTGAAGAACACAACAAAAAACAG AATACGCTTCTGGAATTTGGAAAGGTGGTTAGTGCTACACAGCAAGTGGTTGCTGGTACCTTGTATAAGATCAAGCTAGAGGTAAATGATGGTGGGAAGAAACAGGTATATGAagctaagatttgggaaaagcCATGGTTGAACTTCAAGGAGTTGCAGGAGTTCAATCTTGTCGGAGATGCGTCTGCCGAGTAG